Within the Metasolibacillus fluoroglycofenilyticus genome, the region AGGTATTGCATTATTAGCGGCTGGTGTACTATTCCAAATTGTTACACTACCAGTAGAATTCGATGCATCGAAACGGGCGATGAACGAGGTCGTTGCACTTGGCATCATTGGAAATAACGAAGAACGCCCTGCGAAAAAGGTTTTAAATGCAGCAGCAATGACATATGTAGCGGCTGCAGCTGTAGCTGTATTAGAGCTATTACGTTTAATATTAATTTATACAGGCATGCGCTCAGATGATTAAATAAAAGGAAACGAGGCTGTCTGAAAAGCGTGCGAAAGCACTGCTTTTCAGACAGCTTTTCTATTTTCGATGTTTTGACAAGATGAGGCGAAATCTATAAATTAAAGAGTAGGGAGTGATACGATGACAACAGAAATAACGATGCAGCATTTACAACAACGTGTGGATGATTATATTGGACAGTTCAAGGAAGGCTATTTTCCACCTTTTGAGCTATTAGCACGATTAACGGAAGAGTTAGGCGAATTGTCGCGCGAGGTACAGGATGTGTATGGTCAAAAAAAGAAAAAGGCAACAGAGGATAGAGGGAGCATTGAAGAAGAGCTTGGGGACTTTTTTTTCGTCCTTGTATGCTTTGCTAATGCACAAGGAATCAAGCTCGATGAAGCACTTTTACGCGTTCTCCATAAATTTGAAACACGCGATAAAGATCGATGGACGAGAAAGGAAGAGCAAGCATGATAAAAGTAGCTATTGCAGGTGCACGTGGAAAAATGGGTATAGAGGCTGTACATACAGTAATGAAGCATAAAGGCTTGATGCTTGTAGCGGCACTTGATTATAAGGAAATAGGCGCAACACTGGGAGAGCTCGAACAGTTTCCGGCAGACTATACAGTGCCAATATTCACAAGCTTTGAGGAGCTTGTTGAACAAACGAGGCCAGATGTATTCATTGATTTAACAAATCCACAATCAGTCTACGAGCATACGAAGCAAGCTTTATTACATAAAGTACGACCTGTTATTGGAACAACAGGGTTTACAGATGAGCAATTAGAGGAATTAACACAGCTGGCGCGAGAACAAAAAATAG harbors:
- a CDS encoding nucleotide pyrophosphohydrolase codes for the protein MTTEITMQHLQQRVDDYIGQFKEGYFPPFELLARLTEELGELSREVQDVYGQKKKKATEDRGSIEEELGDFFFVLVCFANAQGIKLDEALLRVLHKFETRDKDRWTRKEEQA